In gamma proteobacterium HIMB55, the genomic stretch ATGCCTTCGTGCCACGCTTTCTTGCCACTGAATGGATCGATGCGAGAGCCGAAATGCGAGGACAACCAGCCAGATAGAATGGGTTTACCCGCAGGCGTTGCATCATCGCGCACTTGCTCGCCCTGAATCAGCTCAGAGAGGATATCGAGCTGGACTTCACGGTCATCAAGCGCGGTACTGAGCGCAAACAACTCGCCTTCAAGGGCGGGAATTAGCTCACGGGCGTCCTCTTGTGAGGTCATCAATGGACCACCCAGCGCCGGCGCCATATTGAAATCAAACTCACCCGGCTCGAGCCCCGCGCTCTGGGTGAGATTCATGCCGACTGCATCCAGACGTGTTACACGCGACTGCAGCTCAGCCAGCAACAGTGTCATCGATTCGAGACGACGTTCTGCCTCAACCGCCATGTCCGCAAGCGCTTCTGCACGCTCCCGAGCTTCCTCAGCGGCGAGCGTTTCTTCCGCAGCTTCTGCTTTTGCCACGCCTTTCTTGACGCCAAACTCGTAACTCAGGCCCGCCAACGATACTGGCAGACCAATCAGGAAGGCTGACACAACAACGCGCGTCCACCGCCCGATTTCGACGGTTTTCGAAGGTCCCTCGTTGTTGATAAGGATGAATTTCACGCGGCAATCACTGCAACTTTTAGTCGCGCCACTATGCCAGAGTTACTCTCAGGGTGAAAGACATCTTGCGACAGGTAGACCGCCGCTCAGGATTAGGCTGGTGCGTAAGTGAGAAACGGCTGCTGATAGGAAATTGGCGCATCATCCAAATCGTCAAATGTCACCATTTCCCAGGCGTCTTTATCAGCGATCAACGTGCGGAGCGCTAAGTTATTGAGTGCATGACCTGACTTGAACGCTTGGTACTCGCCAATGAGGCTATACCCGAGCAGATAAAGATCACCAATCGCGTCGAGAACTTTGTGCTTCACAAACTCATCTTCATAGCGAAGGCCGTCGTTATTCAGCACTTTGTAATCGTCGATGACGATCGCGTTGTCCATGCTGCCGCCGCGAGCAAGCCCCTTCGATCGGAGGTATTCGATTTCCTCCACAAACCCGAAGGTACGAGCGCGGCTTATTTCACGAACGAAAGACGTCGTTGAAAAATCAATTTCCGTCGTCGCCGCCCGGTGTCTGAAAACCGGGTGGTCGAAATCAATACCGAACGATATTTTGAATCCCTCGAGCGGTAAGAACTTCGCGCTCTTATCGCCATCGGTCACGGTCACTTCACGCTTCACGCGGATAAACTTCTTCGCCGCGTGCTGTTCAATGACGCCTGCCGACTGAAGCAAGAAAACAAAAGGCGCAGCACTGCCATCCATGATGGGGATTTCAGGGGCAGTGACATCAACATATGCATTATCGACGCCTAGGCCAGCCATTGCCGATAGCAGGTGCTCAATGGTCGATACGCGCGCATCGTTGTGAATGAGGCAAGTCGACAACGTCGTCTCACCAACCAAATCGGCGCGAGCGGGGATCTCGGCCACGGGGTTCAGGTCGGTTCGACGAAACACAATACCCGTATCCACAGGTGCTGGGGACAGTGTCAGTAACACCTTCTCACCTGTGTGTAAGCCGACACCTGTCGCCTTAATCGAGTTTCGCAATGTTCGCTGTCGTATCATTCCATCGCCTTTTTTAGAGGGCACAAATTCGGAGAGTGCTCTACTCTCTTAGCATCATCTTTGAGTCGTGAACCTAATCGGCTTGGCGACGCAAAAACGCGGGGATATCGAAATATCCTTCCTCGCTGTTTTCCTCTACCGCAACCGCTTGACCACCAGCTGCTACTCGCTGGCGTTTCGCAGGGGGCAGATCATACCCTTCATAGGCCGGCGAAGTCGATGTTGCCGCGCGCATGGGTGCGGTAGGCTCGACCTTTTTCAGGACAGGGCGGCTCTGCTCAACGCCGAGACCCGTGGCCACAACGGTCACTTTCAGCTCATCGCTCATTGTTGGGTCGATAACAGTCCCCACAACTACGGTGGCGTCGTCGCAGGCAATTTCTTCAATCGCTTCACCCACTTCTGAGAACTCACCGAGAGACAGATCGAGTCCAGCGGTGATATTCACCAGCAAACCCTTGGCACCGCTCAAATCAATATCATCAAGCAGCGGACTATTAATCGCGCGCTCTGCCGCTTCACGAGCACGACCTTCGCCAGATGCAGTACCGGTACCCATCATGGCTGAGCCCATTTCTGACATCACCGTTTTCACGTCGGCAAAGTCGACGTTGATCATGCCGGGACGGATAATGAGATCAGCAATTCCTTGCACAGCACCAAAGAGCACATCATTTGCCTCTTTAAACGCGTCCAGCAAACTGGTGTTCTTACCCATCACCTCAAGAAGCTTTTCGTTAGGAACTGTGATCAACGAATCCACGTGTTGCTCTAGCTCCTTAAGCCCCTGATCTGCAATAGCGAGACGCTTCCGACCCTCAAAACTGAAGGGGCGAGTCACAACTGCAACAGTGAGGATACCCATGTCGCGCGCAACCTCGGCAACGATTGGCGCACCACCCGTGCCCGTGCCGCCGCCCATACCTGCAGTAACAAACACCATGTCAGCACCCTGGAGTGACTCGGCGATGCGATCACGATCTTCCAGTGCCGCAGCACGGCCGATCTCGGGGTTGGCGCCTGCGCCCAAGCCCTTAGTGATCGCGTTACCGAGCTGCAAGACAG encodes the following:
- a CDS encoding metalloendopeptidase-like membrane protein (PFAM: Peptidase family M23), with protein sequence MKFILINNEGPSKTVEIGRWTRVVVSAFLIGLPVSLAGLSYEFGVKKGVAKAEAAEETLAAEEARERAEALADMAVEAERRLESMTLLLAELQSRVTRLDAVGMNLTQSAGLEPGEFDFNMAPALGGPLMTSQEDARELIPALEGELFALSTALDDREVQLDILSELIQGEQVRDDATPAGKPILSGWLSSHFGSRIDPFSGKKAWHEGIDFAGREGSDIIAVASGVVSWSGERYGYGKMVEVAHGDGVITRYAHNQENLVKVGDMVRRGDVVALMGNSGRSTGPHVHFEVHKNGRPVDPASYLRRTPN
- a CDS encoding UDP-3-O-(3-hydroxymyristoyl) N-acetylglucosamine deacetylase (PFAM: UDP-3-O-acyl N-acetylglycosamine deacetylase~TIGRFAM: UDP-3-0-acyl N-acetylglucosamine deacetylase), producing the protein MIRQRTLRNSIKATGVGLHTGEKVLLTLSPAPVDTGIVFRRTDLNPVAEIPARADLVGETTLSTCLIHNDARVSTIEHLLSAMAGLGVDNAYVDVTAPEIPIMDGSAAPFVFLLQSAGVIEQHAAKKFIRVKREVTVTDGDKSAKFLPLEGFKISFGIDFDHPVFRHRAATTEIDFSTTSFVREISRARTFGFVEEIEYLRSKGLARGGSMDNAIVIDDYKVLNNDGLRYEDEFVKHKVLDAIGDLYLLGYSLIGEYQAFKSGHALNNLALRTLIADKDAWEMVTFDDLDDAPISYQQPFLTYAPA
- a CDS encoding cell division protein FtsZ (PFAM: Tubulin/FtsZ family, GTPase domain; FtsZ family, C-terminal domain~TIGRFAM: cell division protein FtsZ), whose translation is MFELVDNAPQNAVIKVIGVGGGGGNAVRHMIEHDIEGVDFICANTDSQALADIDSRTVLQLGNAITKGLGAGANPEIGRAAALEDRDRIAESLQGADMVFVTAGMGGGTGTGGAPIVAEVARDMGILTVAVVTRPFSFEGRKRLAIADQGLKELEQHVDSLITVPNEKLLEVMGKNTSLLDAFKEANDVLFGAVQGIADLIIRPGMINVDFADVKTVMSEMGSAMMGTGTASGEGRAREAAERAINSPLLDDIDLSGAKGLLVNITAGLDLSLGEFSEVGEAIEEIACDDATVVVGTVIDPTMSDELKVTVVATGLGVEQSRPVLKKVEPTAPMRAATSTSPAYEGYDLPPAKRQRVAAGGQAVAVEENSEEGYFDIPAFLRRQAD